The following are encoded in a window of Flavobacterium cupriresistens genomic DNA:
- a CDS encoding anion permease has product MKEVKIPQILITLAVGIAIWLIPAPEGVVIEAWHLFAIFVATILGIILKAAPMGTMCMIAIALTAFSQVLAPGDAGKSITLALKGFGDKVIWLIGISFFIARGFIKTGLGNRIAFLFIKIFGKSSLGLAYGLGLADLVLAPAVPSNTARGGGIIYPIMKSMSMSFGSMPDQPDTHRKLGAFLTLNSYNMNLIASSMFLTGTASNPMCQKFALNLGIKITWISWAVAAIVPGLVAFFVIPFVLYKIYPPELKKTGDAPQIASQKLKEMGPISRNEWMMLLTFFILLFLWMTGDLFSIDATTTAFIGLVILLLTSVLSWDDVKAEKGAWDTIVWFSVLVMMASSLNELGFIGWFSNLVKAEIGGLSWQMAFPIIVLVYFFSHYLFASATAHVAAMYAALLGVGVSLGIPGLLLAFMLGFIGSLYGTLTHYGHGPAPVFFGSGYVDLKDWWVKGLVTGLVMLFIYMTIGGAWLRVIGYF; this is encoded by the coding sequence ATGAAAGAAGTAAAAATCCCTCAGATCTTAATTACGCTGGCAGTTGGAATAGCAATTTGGTTGATTCCGGCTCCGGAAGGTGTTGTGATAGAAGCCTGGCATTTGTTTGCCATTTTTGTGGCAACGATTCTCGGTATTATTTTAAAAGCAGCGCCAATGGGAACGATGTGTATGATCGCCATTGCATTGACGGCTTTCTCACAGGTTTTAGCACCCGGAGATGCCGGTAAGTCAATCACATTGGCCTTGAAGGGTTTTGGTGATAAAGTAATCTGGCTGATTGGAATTTCGTTTTTTATCGCCAGAGGATTTATTAAAACCGGTCTGGGAAACAGAATTGCCTTTTTGTTTATCAAAATATTCGGTAAAAGTTCGCTTGGGTTGGCGTATGGTTTAGGTCTGGCAGATTTGGTTCTTGCGCCGGCAGTACCAAGCAATACGGCAAGAGGAGGTGGAATCATTTATCCGATTATGAAATCAATGTCAATGAGTTTTGGTTCAATGCCTGATCAACCGGATACACACCGAAAATTAGGCGCATTTTTGACATTAAACAGTTATAATATGAATCTGATTGCTTCGTCTATGTTTTTGACAGGAACAGCGAGTAATCCGATGTGTCAAAAATTTGCACTCAATTTAGGCATAAAAATCACTTGGATTTCGTGGGCCGTAGCCGCTATTGTTCCGGGTTTGGTGGCCTTTTTTGTAATTCCTTTTGTATTGTATAAAATTTATCCGCCCGAACTCAAAAAGACAGGCGATGCACCGCAAATTGCAAGTCAAAAACTGAAAGAAATGGGTCCAATTTCACGCAATGAATGGATGATGTTGCTGACCTTTTTTATTCTTTTATTTCTTTGGATGACCGGCGATTTGTTTTCTATCGATGCCACAACAACTGCGTTTATCGGTTTGGTGATTTTACTTTTAACCTCCGTTCTAAGCTGGGATGATGTAAAAGCCGAAAAAGGAGCTTGGGATACTATCGTTTGGTTTTCGGTGCTGGTGATGATGGCCAGTTCGCTTAACGAATTAGGCTTTATTGGCTGGTTTAGTAATCTGGTAAAAGCAGAAATTGGCGGATTAAGCTGGCAGATGGCTTTTCCGATTATTGTATTGGTGTATTTCTTTAGTCATTATCTTTTCGCGAGTGCCACAGCGCATGTGGCAGCAATGTATGCGGCACTGCTGGGCGTAGGTGTTTCGCTCGGAATTCCCGGGTTACTCTTGGCCTTTATGCTTGGTTTTATAGGATCGCTATACGGAACACTAACCCATTATGGTCACGGACCTGCACCGGTTTTCTTTGGGAGCGGTTATGTCGATCTGAAAGATTGGTGGGTAAAAGGTTTGGTGACCGGACTGGTTATGCTTTTTATTTATATGACGATCGGTGGGGCATGGCTTCGGGTGATCGGTTATTTCTAA
- a CDS encoding porin, producing MRKFLRIRIAFIFLLLPFFTNAQTDVNQATTNSDAVVKYPQFQFKGLFQARFLGALSDNVDVLGLHHSTGEVTQSSFDIKRMRVGLNTKLSENTEVAILVNLADFKSDPKTKVLENAYAKYTFNKYFAITGGQFRPAFGIEELVPVDIIKSFDFSNQYYEFGKNGWTSFQIGASATGSFDLGKVPVSYAVSVLNGNGKNQEKDKDNGKLYSTRLVFGLSKLHKINLGLNGGSGKVFDQDVFALGADITSDFVLNDAFTFDLQIEYKQGTNHNLYFSLPAEARTKNANDYQMRGYYIMPNLRYRINYKKLSSLELSCRYESFDTSFKLNSNVRQTYTPMISLEFGKAYTGRIEMGFEIDRFDKNIPDTTMYNDNLFIIQFQCRL from the coding sequence ATGAGGAAATTTTTAAGAATCAGAATTGCTTTTATTTTTTTACTACTCCCTTTTTTTACAAATGCCCAGACCGATGTAAATCAGGCAACGACCAATTCTGATGCCGTTGTTAAATATCCACAGTTTCAATTTAAAGGACTTTTTCAGGCCCGGTTTCTCGGAGCACTTTCGGATAATGTGGATGTGCTTGGGCTTCATCATTCTACAGGAGAGGTTACACAATCGTCTTTTGATATTAAAAGAATGCGTGTTGGACTTAATACCAAACTAAGCGAAAATACAGAAGTGGCAATTTTAGTAAATCTTGCTGATTTTAAATCAGACCCCAAAACTAAAGTACTCGAAAATGCCTACGCAAAATATACTTTCAATAAATATTTTGCGATAACGGGAGGACAGTTTCGTCCCGCTTTTGGAATTGAAGAATTGGTTCCTGTAGACATCATCAAGTCTTTTGATTTTTCTAATCAATATTATGAATTTGGAAAAAACGGCTGGACGAGTTTTCAAATCGGAGCTTCGGCAACGGGTTCTTTTGATCTTGGGAAAGTTCCTGTAAGTTATGCGGTTTCTGTTTTAAACGGAAACGGAAAGAATCAGGAAAAAGACAAAGACAACGGAAAACTCTATTCGACACGATTGGTTTTTGGATTGTCTAAGCTCCATAAAATTAACTTAGGCTTAAACGGCGGAAGCGGAAAAGTATTCGATCAGGATGTTTTTGCTCTGGGAGCCGATATTACCAGTGATTTTGTACTTAATGATGCGTTTACTTTTGATCTTCAAATAGAGTACAAACAGGGAACCAATCATAATTTGTATTTCTCCTTACCCGCTGAGGCCAGAACCAAAAATGCGAATGATTATCAGATGCGTGGCTATTATATAATGCCGAATTTGAGGTATCGCATTAATTATAAAAAATTGAGTTCCTTAGAATTATCCTGCCGTTATGAGTCTTTCGATACCAGTTTTAAATTGAATTCTAATGTTCGTCAAACCTATACACCAATGATCAGTCTGGAGTTTGGAAAAGCCTATACGGGCAGAATTGAAATGGGGTTTGAAATAGACCGCTTTGATAAAAATATTCCGGATACGACGATGTATAATGATAACTTGTTTATTATACAGTTTCAATGCAGACTTTAA
- a CDS encoding GlmU family protein, with translation MNYILFDGPVRNALLPFTFTRPVADILIGIMTIRQKWEMRLGSTITTITEEYLSEKFPMVELEENVMINAAFLPNETLVEMVSNLTVNQAIFRGDDVIAFFTTENQEEVDFDSYEIISYDDDCLTVEHTWDIFSKNDAAIREDFKYLTEDRKSMPIPKSVNAIAPENIFIEEGAKLEFVTLNASTGPIYIGKNSEIMEGSAIRGPFALCENAQVKLNAKVYGATTVGVGSRIGGEVKNSVLFANSNKGHDGFLGDSVLGEWCNIGADSNNSNLKNNYEEVKLWSYETEGFAKTGLQFCGLMMGDHSKCGINTMFNTGTVIGVSANIFGSGFPRNFVPSFSWGGAAGFTTYVTKKAFETAKLVMGRRNIDFDATESAILEHIFEETKKWRKD, from the coding sequence ATGAACTACATTCTTTTTGACGGTCCCGTCCGGAATGCTTTATTGCCTTTTACTTTTACCAGACCGGTGGCTGATATTCTAATCGGAATTATGACGATTCGCCAAAAATGGGAAATGCGCTTAGGTTCAACTATAACAACCATTACAGAGGAATATTTGTCGGAGAAATTTCCGATGGTGGAATTAGAAGAAAATGTAATGATTAATGCTGCGTTTTTACCAAATGAAACGTTAGTCGAAATGGTTTCTAATTTAACCGTAAATCAGGCGATTTTTAGAGGTGATGATGTAATTGCTTTTTTTACGACGGAGAACCAGGAAGAAGTTGACTTTGATTCGTATGAAATCATTTCGTATGATGACGATTGTTTGACTGTTGAACATACCTGGGATATTTTTTCTAAAAATGATGCCGCAATTCGCGAAGATTTTAAATATCTGACGGAAGACAGGAAATCCATGCCGATTCCGAAAAGCGTAAATGCCATTGCACCCGAAAATATATTTATAGAAGAAGGCGCTAAATTGGAGTTTGTTACTTTAAACGCTTCAACAGGTCCGATATATATAGGTAAGAACAGCGAAATTATGGAAGGCTCTGCCATTCGTGGACCTTTTGCTTTGTGCGAAAATGCGCAGGTAAAATTAAACGCTAAAGTTTATGGCGCAACTACCGTTGGCGTTGGCTCGAGAATAGGTGGAGAGGTTAAAAATTCGGTTCTTTTTGCCAATTCAAATAAAGGACACGACGGATTTTTAGGAGATTCTGTTTTAGGAGAATGGTGTAATATTGGTGCCGATTCTAATAATTCAAATCTAAAAAACAATTACGAAGAAGTAAAATTATGGAGCTACGAGACAGAAGGTTTTGCAAAAACCGGACTTCAGTTTTGTGGTTTGATGATGGGAGATCACAGTAAATGCGGAATCAATACCATGTTTAATACCGGAACTGTAATCGGTGTCAGTGCTAATATTTTCGGTAGCGGATTTCCACGCAACTTTGTTCCGAGTTTTTCTTGGGGCGGTGCGGCAGGTTTTACAACCTATGTGACTAAAAAAGCTTTCGAAACCGCTAAACTGGTTATGGGACGCAGAAATATTGACTTTGATGCAACCGAATCAGCAATCTTAGAACATATTTTTGAAGAAACCAAAAAGTGGAGAAAGGACTAA
- a CDS encoding type B 50S ribosomal protein L31: MKKGIHPENYRLVAFKDMSNDEVFITKSTADTKETIEVDGVEYPVVKMEISRTSHPFYTGKSKLIDTAGRIDKFKTKYAKHAKK; encoded by the coding sequence ATGAAAAAAGGAATTCACCCAGAAAATTACAGATTAGTTGCATTTAAAGACATGTCAAATGACGAAGTTTTTATCACTAAATCTACTGCAGATACAAAAGAAACAATTGAAGTTGACGGAGTTGAGTATCCAGTTGTAAAAATGGAGATTTCTAGAACATCTCACCCTTTTTATACTGGTAAATCTAAACTTATCGATACTGCAGGACGTATTGATAAATTCAAAACTAAATATGCAAAACACGCTAAAAAATAA
- a CDS encoding ABC-F family ATP-binding cassette domain-containing protein has translation MITVNDISVQFGGTTLFSDVSFAINENDKIALMGKNGAGKSTLLKIIAGQSKPSTGNISAPKEAVIAYLPQHLLTSDGATVMEEASKAFGEIFSMKADIDEINEQLTVRTDYESDAYMKLIERVSDLSEKFYAIEEVNYEAEVEKILVGLGFEREDFTRQTSEFSGGWRMRIELAKILLKKPDLILLDEPTNHMDIESIQWLEEFLLNQAKAVVVISHDRAFVDNITNRTIEVTMGRIYDYKAKYSHYLELRKDRRIHQQKAYDEQQRMIADNRAFIDRFKGTFSKTDAVQSRVKMLEKLVIVQVDEVDTSALKLKFPPAARSGQYPVVVKELSKSYGDHVVFKDANIVIERGQKVAFVGKNGEGKSTMIKAIMKEIGIDEGSVDIGHNSQIGYFAQNQAALLDENATIFETIDGIAVGDVRTQIKNILGAFMFHGDDITKKVKVLSGGEKTRLAMIKLLLEPVNLLILDEPSNHLDMKTKDIIKDALRDFDGTLILVSHDRDFLDGLATKVFEFGNKRVKEHFEDVAGFLAHKKMDSMREIEK, from the coding sequence ATGATTACAGTTAACGATATTTCAGTTCAGTTTGGTGGAACTACTCTTTTTAGTGATGTTTCTTTTGCTATAAACGAAAATGATAAAATTGCCCTTATGGGTAAGAATGGTGCGGGGAAATCGACACTTTTGAAAATAATCGCAGGGCAGAGCAAACCTTCTACCGGAAATATTTCGGCTCCAAAAGAGGCTGTTATTGCGTATCTGCCGCAACATCTGTTAACTTCAGATGGCGCAACTGTAATGGAAGAGGCATCAAAAGCTTTTGGCGAAATTTTTAGCATGAAAGCCGATATCGATGAAATCAACGAACAATTAACCGTTCGTACCGATTACGAAAGTGATGCCTACATGAAACTTATTGAAAGAGTTTCAGACTTAAGCGAGAAATTTTACGCCATCGAAGAGGTGAATTACGAGGCCGAAGTAGAGAAAATTCTGGTTGGATTAGGTTTCGAGCGTGAAGATTTTACACGTCAGACTTCTGAATTTTCAGGAGGTTGGAGAATGCGTATTGAATTGGCTAAAATCCTTTTGAAAAAACCGGATTTAATTTTACTCGATGAGCCAACCAACCACATGGATATTGAAAGTATTCAGTGGTTAGAAGAGTTTTTGCTGAATCAGGCAAAAGCAGTAGTGGTGATTTCGCACGATAGAGCCTTCGTAGATAATATTACCAATCGTACTATTGAAGTTACGATGGGAAGAATTTACGATTACAAAGCTAAATATTCGCATTATTTAGAATTGAGAAAAGACCGTCGTATTCACCAGCAGAAAGCATATGACGAACAACAAAGAATGATTGCTGATAACAGAGCTTTTATTGATCGTTTTAAAGGCACGTTCTCTAAAACCGATGCCGTACAGTCTCGTGTTAAGATGTTGGAGAAATTGGTGATTGTTCAGGTGGATGAAGTAGATACTTCGGCATTAAAATTAAAATTTCCGCCTGCGGCACGTTCCGGACAATATCCGGTTGTGGTCAAAGAATTGTCCAAATCATACGGTGATCATGTTGTTTTTAAGGATGCTAACATCGTAATCGAAAGAGGACAGAAAGTAGCTTTCGTAGGTAAAAACGGAGAAGGAAAATCGACTATGATCAAAGCCATTATGAAAGAAATTGGCATTGATGAAGGAAGTGTTGATATTGGACATAATTCACAAATTGGTTATTTCGCACAGAATCAGGCTGCATTGTTAGATGAGAATGCGACTATTTTTGAAACTATAGATGGTATTGCAGTTGGTGATGTAAGAACACAAATTAAAAATATATTAGGTGCCTTTATGTTTCATGGTGATGATATTACCAAAAAAGTAAAAGTGCTTTCGGGTGGAGAGAAAACACGTCTGGCGATGATTAAATTGTTGTTAGAGCCAGTTAACTTGTTGATTCTCGATGAGCCTTCGAATCACCTGGATATGAAAACCAAAGATATTATCAAGGATGCATTACGTGATTTTGATGGTACTTTGATCTTGGTTTCTCACGACCGTGATTTCCTTGATGGTTTAGCTACAAAAGTTTTTGAATTTGGAAATAAACGCGTGAAAGAACATTTTGAAGATGTTGCCGGTTTCCTGGCACATAAAAAAATGGATTCTATGAGAGAAATCGAAAAGTAG
- a CDS encoding PDZ domain-containing protein yields the protein MKKKNNFVNYLTLVPYLLFLQGCGSNQFKENYKSEENYFKNYDPNLIEKTETPSIYTTNNPQTDRIGLLEDGYIYLGKSQFTSMEINSRNEALKFAKEIGASIVLLGATYERTKKITDPIYPYYPVPEQQNNIVTNNPVYAMGLPSVSYNYSFDSKSKTKKETITTIAPNATVYNQSIITNGKSSDKQTKQAINQQIWTAHNPNASSTIVEPVLSPAYATTLPTENREVDIYTYDATFWGKTTRPPALGIDVIDLSDEIKKKLNLNGGVLVTAVMKNSPALFAAIYRGDILISINKNTIITTSQIGELLRINKGKVVKLELYRDGNKIIKEVKLNDSAY from the coding sequence ATGAAAAAGAAAAATAACTTCGTAAACTACCTTACCCTAGTACCCTACCTATTGTTTTTACAAGGTTGTGGTTCAAATCAGTTTAAAGAAAATTACAAAAGTGAAGAAAACTATTTCAAGAATTATGATCCTAACTTAATTGAGAAAACCGAAACTCCTTCCATTTATACCACCAACAATCCACAAACAGACCGAATTGGATTGCTTGAAGATGGATATATTTATCTTGGTAAATCTCAATTTACAAGTATGGAAATTAATTCGAGAAATGAAGCTTTAAAATTTGCCAAAGAAATTGGCGCAAGCATTGTTTTATTAGGGGCAACATATGAGCGTACCAAGAAAATAACAGATCCGATCTATCCCTATTATCCGGTACCAGAACAACAAAATAATATTGTGACAAACAATCCTGTTTATGCTATGGGATTACCAAGTGTCAGTTATAATTATAGTTTCGACAGCAAAAGCAAAACAAAAAAAGAAACTATAACCACAATTGCTCCAAATGCGACTGTCTATAATCAAAGCATAATTACAAATGGGAAATCATCGGATAAACAAACGAAGCAAGCCATAAATCAGCAAATATGGACCGCACACAATCCTAATGCATCTTCTACTATTGTTGAACCGGTACTTTCTCCTGCCTACGCCACGACACTTCCTACTGAAAACAGAGAAGTAGACATTTATACCTATGATGCTACTTTTTGGGGTAAAACGACCCGACCACCTGCGCTGGGCATTGATGTAATTGATCTTTCTGATGAAATAAAGAAAAAATTAAACCTTAACGGCGGAGTACTTGTTACCGCAGTAATGAAAAATTCGCCGGCACTTTTTGCTGCCATTTATCGTGGAGACATCTTGATCAGTATTAATAAAAATACCATCATTACCACAAGTCAGATTGGTGAATTACTTAGAATAAACAAAGGGAAAGTTGTAAAATTAGAACTGTATCGAGATGGAAACAAAATCATTAAAGAAGTTAAACTGAACGACTCAGCGTATTAA
- a CDS encoding PepSY-like domain-containing protein, whose amino-acid sequence MKTTLLLPIIILALLLCTTACRKDHNQVLIINSAELPVAATTFISTYFPDTTYQQIKKRKTTDSDDFVYEVKLAINFKLNFDSNGNWMDIDGNHQTIPVELIPEKINSYMAENYPNAFITYIDKEKTHVITELSNDLALTFDLQGNFTRIDY is encoded by the coding sequence ATGAAAACAACACTCTTATTACCCATTATCATTTTAGCTCTTTTGTTATGTACAACAGCATGTCGCAAAGACCATAACCAAGTGTTGATAATTAATTCTGCTGAATTACCCGTTGCTGCCACTACTTTTATTTCGACTTATTTTCCTGATACCACTTATCAACAAATAAAAAAACGAAAAACTACTGATTCTGACGATTTTGTATACGAAGTTAAACTAGCCATTAATTTTAAACTGAATTTTGACAGCAATGGGAACTGGATGGATATTGACGGAAATCACCAAACCATACCCGTTGAACTAATTCCGGAAAAAATCAACTCTTATATGGCTGAAAATTATCCAAACGCATTCATTACTTACATTGATAAGGAAAAAACACATGTCATAACAGAACTTTCTAATGATCTGGCATTAACCTTTGACTTACAGGGAAATTTTACGAGAATAGACTATTAA
- a CDS encoding DUF4199 domain-containing protein — translation MINEVIKKNGITYGVMIGIASALVTATIYAVDLNLFTSWWIGATGLLISFTLSIILLTKTKRELKGVFPFKEAFTTYFIAAVIGILISTFFNVILFNVIDPEAKDTVSELMIKYTVSMLQKFGTPAAAINEAVAKMKLSNPYSTLELLKGSVFTIVVSSILGLIFAAIFKSKTTIQE, via the coding sequence ATGATCAATGAAGTTATAAAGAAAAATGGGATTACCTACGGTGTAATGATTGGAATTGCATCTGCATTAGTTACTGCTACAATATATGCCGTTGATTTAAACTTGTTCACCTCTTGGTGGATTGGAGCTACAGGTCTCCTTATAAGTTTTACACTGTCGATTATTCTACTAACTAAAACGAAAAGAGAGCTAAAAGGCGTTTTTCCTTTTAAGGAAGCTTTTACCACTTATTTTATTGCGGCTGTAATTGGAATATTGATCTCTACTTTTTTTAATGTTATCCTTTTTAATGTAATTGATCCTGAGGCGAAAGATACTGTGAGTGAATTAATGATTAAATATACAGTATCGATGCTGCAAAAATTCGGAACACCTGCAGCTGCTATTAACGAAGCTGTTGCCAAAATGAAACTAAGCAATCCGTATTCTACTTTAGAGTTATTAAAAGGATCTGTTTTCACTATCGTGGTCAGTTCTATTTTAGGATTAATTTTCGCCGCAATTTTCAAAAGCAAAACTACAATACAAGAATAA